A window of the Mesorhizobium opportunistum WSM2075 genome harbors these coding sequences:
- a CDS encoding ABC transporter permease, translated as MNWLKPSWQAVLAIVLCVIAVALGAMSKPEAAALADPTASINYPYLGTKSLMLGLAIVAALISMIRIPSLAEAVVLFAGAHLVAWLLISGIAGFEGSALAPYFLLLTAAWLLGWRCVAVLSGLRPMANWARTALRLIIPAIFGAWILIIWEAVTRGAGIPFILLPPPSAIGARIAGSLPTLGADVRQTIFKAVIFGYVVGSGAGFITAILADRVPFLRRGLLPIGNMVSALPIIGVAPIMVMWFGFDWQSKAAVVIIMTFFPMLVNTVAGLAASGHMERDLMRTYASGYWPTLIKLRLPAAAPFIFNALKINSTLALIGAIVAEFFGTPVVGMGFRISTEVGRMNIDMVWAEIAVAALAGSVFYGVVALVERAVTFWHPSVRGG; from the coding sequence GCGATGTCGAAGCCGGAAGCGGCAGCGCTTGCGGACCCGACCGCAAGCATCAATTATCCCTACCTCGGAACGAAGAGCTTGATGCTCGGCTTGGCCATAGTGGCGGCGCTGATCTCGATGATCAGGATTCCGTCGCTTGCGGAAGCCGTCGTCCTGTTTGCCGGTGCCCATCTCGTCGCCTGGTTGCTGATCTCAGGCATTGCAGGTTTTGAAGGCTCGGCACTGGCACCGTACTTTCTGCTGCTCACGGCAGCCTGGCTGCTTGGCTGGCGTTGCGTGGCGGTGCTGTCGGGGCTTCGCCCGATGGCAAATTGGGCCCGCACCGCGCTCCGCCTGATCATTCCGGCCATCTTCGGTGCCTGGATCCTGATCATCTGGGAAGCGGTAACGCGTGGCGCCGGCATTCCCTTCATCCTGTTGCCGCCGCCGAGCGCCATCGGCGCGCGCATCGCCGGCTCGCTGCCGACACTCGGCGCCGATGTCCGGCAGACCATCTTCAAGGCGGTAATCTTCGGCTACGTCGTCGGCAGCGGCGCCGGCTTCATCACCGCGATCCTGGCCGACCGGGTGCCGTTCCTGCGGCGCGGGCTGCTGCCGATCGGCAACATGGTGTCGGCACTGCCGATCATCGGCGTGGCGCCCATCATGGTGATGTGGTTCGGCTTCGACTGGCAGTCCAAGGCGGCTGTCGTCATCATCATGACCTTCTTCCCGATGCTGGTGAACACGGTCGCCGGCCTTGCCGCTTCCGGCCATATGGAGCGCGACCTGATGCGCACCTATGCGTCGGGCTATTGGCCGACGCTCATCAAGTTAAGGCTGCCGGCCGCAGCACCTTTCATCTTCAACGCGCTGAAGATCAACTCGACGCTGGCGCTGATCGGCGCCATCGTCGCCGAGTTCTTCGGCACGCCTGTCGTCGGCATGGGCTTCCGCATCTCGACCGAGGTCGGGCGGATGAACATCGACATGGTCTGGGCCGAAATCGCAGTTGCAGCACTTGCGGGTTCGGTCTTTTATGGCGTGGTCGCTCTTGTCGAAAGAGCCGTCACGTTTTGGCATCCCTCTGTCCGTGGTGGATAG
- a CDS encoding ABC transporter substrate-binding protein, producing MKRLIIPVLAGAMSLAAFQAMAADKVTLQLKWVTQAQFAGYYVAKAKGFYEAEGLDVDIKPGGPDIAPEQVIAGGGADVIVDWMGGALAAREKGVPLVNIAQPFKKAGMELVCPKDGPIKTEADFKGHTLGVWFFGNEYPFYAWMNKLGLKTDGGPDGVTVLKQSFDVQPLIQKQADCISVMTYNEYWQLIDAGYKPEQLTVFNYSAMGNDLLEDGLYASEDKLKDPAFEDKMVRFVRASMKGWKYAIDNNDEAAGIVMDGGGQDENHQKRMMSEVAKLIDNADGKLDPATYERTAKALLDQKIITKEPTGAYTTAITDKAVK from the coding sequence ATGAAAAGACTGATTATTCCTGTTCTGGCCGGCGCGATGTCGCTCGCCGCGTTCCAGGCAATGGCCGCCGACAAGGTGACGTTGCAGCTGAAATGGGTCACGCAGGCCCAGTTTGCCGGCTACTATGTCGCCAAGGCCAAGGGTTTCTATGAGGCCGAGGGTCTCGACGTCGACATCAAGCCAGGCGGTCCCGACATCGCTCCCGAGCAGGTGATCGCCGGCGGTGGCGCCGACGTCATCGTCGACTGGATGGGCGGTGCGCTCGCCGCCCGCGAAAAGGGCGTGCCGCTGGTCAACATCGCCCAGCCGTTCAAGAAGGCAGGCATGGAGCTGGTCTGCCCGAAGGACGGTCCGATCAAGACCGAAGCCGACTTCAAGGGCCACACGCTCGGTGTCTGGTTCTTCGGTAACGAATATCCGTTCTACGCCTGGATGAACAAGCTCGGCCTCAAGACCGATGGCGGCCCCGACGGCGTCACCGTTCTCAAGCAGAGTTTCGACGTCCAGCCGCTGATCCAGAAGCAGGCGGACTGCATCTCAGTCATGACCTATAACGAGTACTGGCAGTTGATCGATGCCGGCTACAAGCCGGAACAGCTGACCGTCTTCAACTACTCGGCGATGGGCAACGACCTGCTCGAGGACGGGCTCTATGCCTCGGAAGACAAGCTCAAGGATCCTGCCTTCGAGGACAAGATGGTGCGTTTCGTGCGCGCCTCGATGAAGGGCTGGAAATACGCCATCGACAACAATGACGAAGCCGCAGGCATCGTCATGGACGGCGGCGGCCAGGACGAGAACCACCAGAAGCGCATGATGAGCGAAGTCGCCAAGCTGATCGATAACGCCGACGGCAAGCTCGATCCGGCGACCTACGAGCGCACCGCCAAGGCGCTGCTCGACCAGAAGATCATCACCAAGGAGCCGACCGGCGCCTACACGACCGCGATCACCGACAAGGCGGTCAAGTAA
- a CDS encoding CHRD domain-containing protein — MRTHSLLPVLSALAVSTAFLFVSPALAETVKYKATLDGSQQSPPVTTKGKGTATLTFDTTKKKLSWNVKYSGLSGPASAAHIHGPAAMGANADPVIPFKKLKSPIKGSATLTDAQAADLEAGKYYVNVHTKANPDGEIRGQIEKAM, encoded by the coding sequence ATGCGCACACACTCCCTATTGCCAGTGCTTTCGGCGCTGGCCGTTTCGACTGCTTTCCTGTTCGTGTCCCCGGCTCTCGCCGAGACGGTGAAATACAAGGCGACGCTCGACGGCAGCCAGCAGAGCCCGCCCGTCACCACCAAGGGCAAAGGCACCGCCACCCTCACCTTCGACACCACCAAGAAAAAGCTTAGCTGGAACGTCAAATATTCCGGCCTCAGCGGACCGGCTTCGGCCGCGCACATTCATGGCCCGGCAGCGATGGGCGCGAATGCGGACCCCGTCATCCCATTCAAAAAGCTGAAGAGCCCGATCAAGGGGTCGGCGACGCTCACCGATGCGCAGGCAGCCGATCTGGAGGCCGGCAAATATTACGTCAATGTCCACACCAAGGCTAACCCGGACGGCGAGATCCGCGGCCAGATCGAAAAGGCGATGTAG
- a CDS encoding thiamine pyrophosphate-binding protein, whose amino-acid sequence MKTGGQLIVDALEVNGTDRIYCVPGESYLAVLDALHDSKIRTIVCRQEGGAAMMADCHGRLTGKPGICFVTRGPGATNASAGIHIAMQDSIPLILFIGQVASHAKEREAFQEVDYKRFFGDIAKWVVEIDDASRIPEFVTRAFAVATSGRPGPVVISLPEDMLTSVVEAPIALPHTPVETRPGEVELGALETLLGKAKRPFVILGGTRWDAEAVARIRAIAEAWSLPVGCSFRRQMLFDHLHPNYAGDVGIGINPKLATAIKQADLVLLIGGRMGEMPSSDYTLLKSPYPDQTLVHVHADAGELGRVYRPTLAINASPSAFVEAFAKRKPAAAPSWADETAKLHAAYLDWSTPPESGPGPVQMGPIMNYLEKMLPDDAILTNGAGNYATWVHRFHRFRRFATQGAPTSGSMGYGTPAAVAAKDLFPDRTVVAFAGDGCFLMNGQEFATAVQYDLPIVVVVVNNGIYGTIRMHQEREYPGRVVATDLKNPDFAALARAYGGHGETVERTADFAAAFERARASGKPAIVEIRLDPEAITPTRTMTQIRDKG is encoded by the coding sequence ATGAAGACCGGCGGACAACTGATCGTCGACGCGCTCGAAGTCAACGGCACCGACCGCATCTATTGCGTGCCCGGCGAATCCTATCTCGCGGTGCTCGACGCGCTGCATGATTCCAAGATCCGCACCATCGTTTGCCGCCAGGAAGGCGGTGCGGCGATGATGGCCGACTGCCATGGCCGGTTGACTGGTAAGCCAGGCATCTGCTTCGTCACCCGCGGCCCCGGCGCCACCAATGCGTCGGCCGGCATCCACATCGCCATGCAGGATTCGATACCCCTCATCCTGTTCATCGGCCAGGTCGCCAGCCACGCCAAGGAGCGCGAGGCTTTTCAGGAGGTGGACTACAAGAGGTTCTTCGGCGATATCGCCAAATGGGTGGTCGAGATCGACGATGCCTCGCGCATCCCCGAATTCGTCACCCGCGCCTTCGCCGTGGCGACATCGGGCCGCCCCGGTCCCGTGGTCATCTCGCTGCCCGAGGACATGCTGACCAGCGTCGTCGAAGCGCCCATCGCCTTGCCGCACACGCCCGTTGAAACCCGGCCGGGGGAAGTCGAACTCGGTGCACTGGAAACACTGCTGGGCAAAGCCAAGCGTCCCTTCGTCATTCTCGGCGGAACGCGCTGGGACGCGGAGGCCGTGGCACGGATACGCGCGATCGCCGAAGCGTGGTCGCTGCCGGTCGGCTGCTCCTTCCGCCGCCAGATGCTGTTCGATCACCTGCATCCGAACTATGCCGGCGATGTCGGCATCGGCATCAACCCGAAACTGGCCACCGCCATCAAGCAAGCCGACCTCGTGCTGTTGATCGGCGGTCGCATGGGCGAGATGCCATCCTCCGACTACACGCTGCTGAAAAGCCCTTACCCCGACCAGACGCTGGTGCATGTCCATGCCGATGCCGGCGAACTCGGCCGCGTCTACCGGCCGACATTGGCGATCAACGCTTCGCCTTCTGCCTTCGTCGAAGCCTTTGCCAAGCGCAAGCCGGCTGCGGCGCCGAGCTGGGCCGATGAGACCGCCAAACTGCACGCCGCCTATCTCGACTGGTCGACACCGCCGGAGAGCGGCCCCGGCCCGGTCCAGATGGGGCCGATCATGAATTATCTGGAGAAGATGCTTCCCGACGACGCCATCCTCACCAATGGCGCCGGCAATTACGCGACCTGGGTGCATCGCTTCCACCGCTTCCGCCGCTTCGCCACTCAAGGTGCGCCGACATCGGGCTCGATGGGCTATGGCACGCCGGCCGCGGTCGCCGCCAAGGATCTGTTCCCGGACCGCACCGTCGTGGCCTTCGCCGGTGACGGCTGCTTCCTGATGAACGGGCAGGAATTCGCCACCGCGGTCCAGTACGACCTGCCGATCGTCGTCGTGGTCGTCAACAACGGCATCTACGGCACCATCCGCATGCATCAGGAGCGCGAATATCCCGGCCGGGTGGTCGCCACCGATCTCAAGAACCCCGACTTCGCAGCCTTGGCCCGCGCCTATGGCGGCCATGGCGAGACGGTGGAGAGGACGGCGGATTTTGCAGCCGCCTTCGAGCGTGCCCGCGCCAGCGGCAAGCCGGCCATCGTCGAAATCCGGCTCGATCCGGAGGCGATCACGCCGACCCGGACAATGACGCAGATCCGCGACAAGGGCTAA
- a CDS encoding CaiB/BaiF CoA transferase family protein: MAEPPLKGVRVVELARILAGPWAGQLLADLGADVIKVESPDGGDDTRKWGPPFVMSHDGENLSAAYYHSCNRGKRSIAVDFSTPEGAETVRRLVATSDVLIENFKVGGLRKYGLDYDSLRKTNPRLVYCSITGFGQDGPYAPRAGYDFIIQAMAGMMSITGEAGREPQKAGVAISDIFTGLYSVIAIQAALRHAEQTGEGQHIDMALFDTQISALGNQNLNYLVSGKSPVQMGNAHMNIAPYEVVPVRDGHIILAVGNDGQFAKFCAAIGLNELPANPDFATNPARVANRVKLREHMIEALKSWDRDPLLAKLEAASVPASPINTIGQMFADPQTIARGMRLDLDDGHGNRLPSVRAPMVMSGTPLVYERPSPRLGEHTQEILAELERSGK, translated from the coding sequence ATGGCCGAACCACCCCTGAAAGGCGTCCGCGTCGTCGAACTCGCCCGCATCCTTGCCGGGCCCTGGGCCGGGCAGCTGCTTGCCGATCTCGGCGCCGATGTCATCAAGGTCGAAAGCCCCGATGGCGGCGACGACACCCGCAAATGGGGACCGCCCTTCGTCATGAGCCATGACGGCGAAAACCTGTCGGCTGCCTATTACCATTCCTGCAATCGCGGCAAGCGTTCGATCGCCGTCGACTTCTCGACACCGGAAGGTGCCGAGACAGTGCGCCGGCTGGTCGCCACCTCTGACGTGCTGATCGAGAACTTCAAGGTCGGCGGGCTCAGGAAATACGGGCTCGACTATGACAGCCTGCGCAAGACAAACCCGCGCCTCGTCTATTGCTCGATCACCGGCTTTGGCCAGGATGGGCCCTATGCGCCACGCGCCGGCTACGACTTCATCATTCAGGCCATGGCCGGCATGATGTCGATCACCGGTGAGGCCGGCCGCGAACCGCAAAAGGCCGGCGTCGCCATCTCCGATATCTTCACCGGCCTTTATTCCGTCATCGCCATCCAGGCAGCCCTGCGCCATGCTGAGCAAACCGGCGAAGGCCAGCACATCGACATGGCGCTGTTCGACACCCAGATCTCGGCGCTCGGCAACCAGAACCTCAACTATCTCGTCTCCGGCAAGTCGCCGGTGCAGATGGGCAACGCGCATATGAACATCGCCCCCTACGAGGTGGTGCCGGTCCGGGACGGCCACATCATCCTGGCGGTCGGCAATGACGGCCAGTTCGCCAAATTCTGTGCCGCCATCGGGTTGAACGAATTGCCGGCAAATCCGGATTTCGCCACCAATCCGGCGCGGGTCGCCAACCGGGTCAAGCTGCGCGAGCACATGATCGAGGCGCTGAAAAGCTGGGATCGAGACCCGCTGCTGGCCAAGCTGGAAGCGGCGAGCGTGCCGGCGAGCCCGATCAACACGATCGGCCAGATGTTCGCCGACCCGCAGACCATTGCGCGCGGCATGCGGCTCGACCTCGACGACGGCCACGGCAACCGCCTGCCTTCGGTGCGCGCGCCGATGGTGATGTCCGGCACACCGCTCGTCTATGAGCGCCCCTCGCCGCGCCTCGGCGAGCACACGCAAGAAATCCTTGCCGAACTGGAGAGGTCTGGGAAATGA
- a CDS encoding alpha/beta fold hydrolase translates to MPFSQQRLVRSPTGADLNLLVRHADGPPRAVIHINHGLAEHAARYARFADFLAERGFHIYVHDHRGHGATKAPDAPLGKFADKNGPSKVIADVDAIHDLIASECPNLPVILFGHSMGASVALNYLLAHSPRVHAAAIWNGNFSQGLLGQAALGILAWERMRLGSDVPSRLLPKLTFRAWGKAVPNHRTLFDWLSRDEAEVAKYIADPLCGWDASISMWRDVVSMALNGGKDAGFAGIRRDLPVAIVGGEKDSASDYGKGITNLANRMRKMDFSNLVSKVYADTRHESLNEVNRDIIMDDFAAWADGVLKG, encoded by the coding sequence ATGCCATTCAGCCAGCAGCGCTTGGTTCGTTCGCCGACCGGCGCCGACCTCAATCTCCTGGTCAGGCACGCCGACGGCCCGCCAAGGGCAGTCATCCACATCAACCACGGGCTGGCCGAGCATGCCGCGCGCTATGCCCGTTTCGCCGACTTCCTCGCCGAGCGTGGTTTCCACATCTATGTCCACGACCATCGTGGCCATGGCGCGACCAAGGCGCCCGATGCGCCGCTCGGCAAATTCGCAGACAAGAACGGACCGTCCAAGGTGATCGCCGATGTCGACGCCATCCACGATCTCATCGCCAGCGAATGCCCAAACCTTCCGGTCATCCTCTTCGGTCACTCGATGGGCGCGTCCGTGGCGCTGAACTACCTTTTGGCCCATTCGCCCCGCGTCCATGCCGCCGCGATCTGGAACGGCAATTTTTCACAAGGGCTGCTTGGGCAGGCAGCACTCGGCATCCTCGCATGGGAACGGATGCGGCTGGGCTCCGACGTCCCGTCGCGCCTGCTGCCGAAACTCACCTTCCGGGCCTGGGGCAAGGCGGTGCCCAACCACCGGACGCTGTTCGACTGGCTGTCGCGTGACGAGGCCGAGGTGGCCAAATACATCGCCGATCCGCTGTGTGGCTGGGACGCCTCTATCTCGATGTGGCGCGATGTGGTCTCGATGGCGCTGAATGGCGGCAAGGACGCCGGCTTTGCCGGTATCCGGCGCGACCTGCCCGTCGCCATTGTCGGCGGCGAGAAGGACTCGGCTTCCGACTATGGCAAGGGCATCACCAATCTCGCCAACCGCATGCGCAAGATGGACTTTTCGAATCTCGTTTCAAAGGTTTACGCCGACACCCGCCATGAAAGCCTGAACGAGGTCAACCGCGACATCATCATGGACGACTTCGCCGCCTGGGCCGACGGCGTGCTGAAGGGTTGA
- a CDS encoding ribonuclease T2 family protein, whose translation MRIGVVFGLALLAASLTGAARADVKMSGTFVADASCPATQAIKNGKNPGNVSTDAGKSYQLLAGNKDTPTHYLIQVPGADPERRWVKVSCGHLSGSSAATTPAAPGGQGKPAASGKPEYVFALSWQPAFCETKSNKTECRAQSPSEFDATNFTLHGLWPQPNGNFYCQVPASDKANDNPGHWKDLPPVNLDAGTRAELNKVMPGTASQLERHEWIKHGTCYGKTQQEYFSDALGLMRQVNGSPVRDLFAKSIGGKLTADQIRGAFDTAFGAGAGDRVRVSCVIDPSSGRRLIGELTLGLAGPIGPNSSLKDLLLASVPTNKAGCPTGTVDAIGFQ comes from the coding sequence ATGCGCATTGGTGTCGTTTTCGGATTGGCCTTGCTGGCGGCATCACTGACTGGTGCCGCGCGTGCCGACGTCAAGATGAGCGGCACCTTCGTCGCCGATGCCTCCTGTCCGGCGACACAGGCCATCAAGAACGGCAAGAACCCCGGCAACGTGTCGACCGATGCCGGAAAGAGCTACCAGTTGCTTGCCGGCAACAAGGACACGCCAACGCACTACCTCATCCAGGTGCCGGGCGCCGATCCGGAGCGCCGGTGGGTGAAGGTTTCCTGCGGTCACCTCTCGGGCAGCAGTGCCGCAACAACGCCGGCAGCACCGGGCGGGCAAGGCAAGCCTGCCGCTTCCGGAAAGCCCGAATATGTCTTCGCTTTGAGCTGGCAGCCGGCGTTTTGCGAGACCAAGTCGAACAAGACCGAATGCAGGGCGCAGAGCCCGAGCGAATTCGACGCCACCAATTTCACCCTGCACGGCCTGTGGCCGCAGCCCAACGGCAATTTCTATTGCCAGGTGCCGGCGAGCGACAAGGCCAATGACAATCCCGGTCACTGGAAGGATCTTCCGCCTGTCAATCTGGACGCGGGCACGCGCGCGGAGCTCAACAAGGTCATGCCGGGCACGGCTTCCCAGCTCGAGCGGCATGAATGGATCAAGCACGGCACCTGCTACGGCAAGACCCAGCAGGAGTATTTTTCCGACGCGCTCGGCCTGATGCGACAGGTGAACGGCTCTCCGGTGCGTGATCTCTTCGCCAAGAGCATCGGCGGCAAGCTGACGGCGGACCAGATCCGCGGCGCTTTCGACACCGCGTTCGGCGCTGGGGCGGGGGACCGCGTGCGCGTCTCCTGCGTCATCGATCCGTCGAGCGGCAGGCGGCTGATCGGCGAACTGACGCTCGGCCTTGCCGGCCCGATCGGCCCGAACAGCTCGCTCAAGGATTTGCTGCTGGCCTCGGTGCCGACCAACAAGGCCGGTTGCCCGACCGGCACCGTCGACGCGATCGGGTTCCAGTGA
- the ettA gene encoding energy-dependent translational throttle protein EttA — translation MARQFIYHMAGLNKAYGTKKVLENVHLSFYPDAKIGILGPNGAGKSTILKIMAGIDKEWSGEAWLAEGATVGYLAQEPALDPKKTVFENIMEGVAAKTAIIERYNELMMNYSDETADESAKLQDEMDRLNLWDLEQQVEMAMEALGCPPKDSEVTKLSGGERRRVALCQLLLRQPDLLLLDEPTNHLDAETTAWLEKHLRAYPGAVMIITHDRYFLDNVTGWILELDRGRGIPYEGNYTKYLEAKAKRLKQEGREDDARQRAIGREREWIQSSPKARQTKSKARIQAFQDLLDAADKRRPSDTQIVIPHGERLGNVVIEVDGLSKGFGDTLLIDGLEFKLPPGGIVGVIGPNGAGKTTLFRMITGQEKPDAGTIRVGETVKLGYVDQSRDALDPSKTVWEEISGGAEVVKLGKFEANTRAYCASFNFRGGDQQQKVGNLSGGQRNRVHLAKMLKTGGNVLLLDEPTNDLDTETLAALEDALENFGGCAVIISHDRMFLDRLATHILAFEGDSHVEWFEGNFEDYEQDKIRRLGPEAVNPHRMTYKRLTR, via the coding sequence GTGGCACGCCAGTTCATCTATCACATGGCCGGCCTCAACAAGGCCTACGGCACCAAGAAGGTGCTCGAGAATGTCCATCTGTCCTTCTATCCCGACGCCAAGATCGGCATTCTGGGCCCCAACGGCGCCGGCAAGTCGACGATCCTCAAGATCATGGCCGGCATCGACAAGGAGTGGAGCGGCGAGGCGTGGCTCGCCGAAGGCGCCACCGTCGGTTACCTGGCGCAGGAGCCGGCGCTCGACCCGAAGAAGACGGTGTTCGAGAACATCATGGAAGGCGTCGCCGCCAAGACCGCCATCATCGAACGCTACAACGAATTGATGATGAACTATTCCGACGAGACGGCCGACGAGTCGGCCAAGCTCCAGGACGAGATGGACCGGCTGAACCTGTGGGATCTCGAACAGCAGGTCGAGATGGCCATGGAAGCGCTGGGCTGCCCGCCCAAGGATTCGGAAGTCACCAAGCTTTCGGGCGGCGAGCGCCGCCGCGTCGCGCTCTGCCAGTTGCTGCTGCGCCAGCCCGACCTTCTGCTGCTCGACGAACCGACCAACCATCTCGACGCCGAAACCACGGCGTGGCTGGAAAAGCATCTGCGCGCCTATCCGGGCGCCGTGATGATCATCACCCACGATCGCTACTTCCTCGACAATGTCACCGGCTGGATCCTCGAACTCGATCGCGGCCGCGGCATTCCCTATGAGGGCAATTACACCAAATATCTCGAAGCCAAGGCCAAGCGCCTCAAGCAGGAAGGCCGCGAGGACGACGCCCGCCAGCGCGCCATCGGCCGCGAGCGCGAGTGGATCCAGTCGAGCCCGAAGGCCCGCCAGACCAAGTCCAAGGCGCGTATCCAGGCCTTCCAGGACCTGTTGGATGCAGCCGACAAGCGGCGACCGAGCGATACCCAGATCGTCATCCCGCACGGTGAGCGGCTCGGCAATGTGGTGATCGAGGTCGACGGCCTGTCCAAGGGCTTTGGCGACACGCTGCTGATCGACGGACTGGAATTCAAGCTGCCGCCAGGCGGCATCGTCGGTGTCATCGGCCCGAACGGCGCCGGCAAGACGACCCTGTTCCGCATGATCACCGGCCAGGAAAAGCCCGATGCCGGCACGATCCGCGTCGGCGAGACGGTCAAGCTCGGCTATGTCGACCAGAGCCGCGACGCTCTCGATCCGTCGAAGACCGTCTGGGAAGAAATTTCGGGTGGCGCCGAAGTGGTCAAGCTCGGCAAGTTCGAGGCCAACACCCGCGCCTATTGCGCGTCGTTCAACTTCCGTGGCGGCGACCAGCAGCAGAAGGTCGGCAACCTCTCCGGCGGCCAGCGCAACCGCGTGCACCTGGCCAAGATGCTGAAAACAGGCGGCAATGTGCTGCTGCTCGACGAACCGACCAACGATCTCGATACGGAAACGCTGGCGGCGCTCGAAGACGCGCTGGAAAATTTCGGCGGCTGCGCGGTCATCATCTCGCACGATCGCATGTTCCTGGACCGTCTGGCGACGCACATCCTCGCCTTCGAGGGCGACAGCCATGTCGAATGGTTCGAGGGCAATTTCGAGGATTACGAGCAGGACAAGATCCGCCGGCTCGGCCCCGAAGCCGTCAACCCACACCGTATGACGTATAAGAGGCTGACGCGGTAA
- the tam gene encoding trans-aconitate 2-methyltransferase, which translates to MADWSAAQYLKFEDERTRPARDLVAQVPVDFPRRIIDIGCGPGNSTELLVERWPDAEVRGFDTSPDMIEKARARVPNVTFDLADAATWKPAEPVNVIFANAVFQWLPTHPAVFQRLMGFLAPGGALAVQMPDNMAEESHRLMRETAAEVRFAAKIENAARAPLPPVSFYYDLLSPHSDRLDIWHTVYNHPLADAEAIVEWVKSTGLKPFLDPLEADERKVFLDSYTAKIAKAYPKTANGKVLLRFPRIFIVAKRAG; encoded by the coding sequence ATGGCTGACTGGTCCGCCGCCCAATATCTGAAATTCGAGGATGAGCGCACGCGGCCCGCGCGGGATCTGGTTGCGCAAGTGCCGGTCGATTTCCCACGCCGGATCATCGATATCGGCTGCGGGCCGGGCAACTCGACCGAATTGCTGGTCGAGCGCTGGCCGGATGCCGAGGTGCGCGGCTTCGACACCTCTCCCGACATGATCGAAAAGGCGAGGGCGCGCGTGCCCAACGTGACCTTCGATCTGGCCGATGCCGCGACATGGAAGCCGGCCGAGCCGGTCAACGTCATCTTCGCCAATGCGGTGTTCCAGTGGCTGCCGACGCATCCGGCGGTGTTCCAAAGACTGATGGGCTTTCTGGCGCCCGGCGGCGCGCTGGCTGTGCAGATGCCCGACAATATGGCCGAGGAATCACATCGGCTGATGCGGGAAACAGCCGCTGAAGTGCGTTTTGCGGCAAAGATAGAAAACGCGGCGCGTGCGCCACTGCCGCCGGTGTCGTTCTATTACGACCTTTTATCGCCGCACTCCGATCGGCTCGATATCTGGCATACCGTCTACAACCATCCGCTGGCCGATGCCGAGGCGATCGTCGAATGGGTGAAGTCGACCGGGCTGAAGCCGTTCCTCGATCCACTTGAGGCGGACGAGCGCAAGGTGTTCCTCGACAGTTACACGGCCAAGATCGCCAAGGCCTATCCAAAGACCGCGAACGGCAAAGTGCTGCTGCGCTTCCCGCGTATATTCATCGTCGCCAAGCGGGCCGGCTAG